A window from Candidatus Thermoplasmatota archaeon encodes these proteins:
- a CDS encoding twin-arginine translocase TatA/TatE family subunit: protein MGLLGLGSTEIILILVFFAMLFLGGKKIPEFARGLGRAMGEFKRGRLEIEREIQVSGMDKPIPREQVSSETEPKTPLK from the coding sequence ATGGGATTGCTAGGTCTGGGCAGCACGGAGATCATACTGATATTGGTGTTCTTCGCGATGCTTTTTCTGGGCGGCAAGAAGATTCCCGAGTTCGCAAGAGGACTTGGCAGAGCTATGGGTGAATTCAAGAGAGGGAGGCTTGAAATCGAACGGGAGATTCAGGTCAGCGGGATGGACAAGCCGATACCGAGAGAACAGGTATCCTCCGAAACTGAACCCAAGACCCCACTGAAGTAA
- a CDS encoding 4Fe-4S binding protein, whose amino-acid sequence MDTFIKLADMMSSFVPFANQSSCPNVRWKKKAICNAPCVSLCPFKAISVTDSISINPSKCISCNICATSCPYGVFDPKIPSDSILCEGILAARKKGKNIIRFSCDRCNGRYGKPRKRAVKGAETIVLPCLGSLSEALPVYAMLLDCQVTMDPCPEDCTFSEGKKCYELAMGRFENVRRSFVVRPYDVSRVTGNRRVTGLERRELLLSAGEKIMKTLFNLEEPRRNGPSPDLYRQSLPQRRKELLILTKGLEPNVRNVSLEDYPILDLQIDKALCNLCEVCSVMCPTGALRYAEKGNRGSIDFSLGRCTGCRLCIEVCPNSCVSSSNARLGDINSGESVLVQKKIYKCKSCNFKFVHDASCSGEEVCSMCVKKRSLVTM is encoded by the coding sequence TGGAAGAAGAAGGCAATATGCAACGCTCCTTGCGTCAGTCTGTGTCCTTTCAAGGCGATATCGGTCACTGATTCGATTTCCATCAATCCGTCCAAATGCATTTCGTGCAATATCTGTGCGACCTCCTGTCCGTACGGAGTGTTTGACCCGAAGATCCCGTCAGACTCGATCCTATGCGAAGGCATCCTGGCCGCCAGAAAGAAGGGGAAGAACATCATCAGATTCTCCTGTGACCGATGCAACGGAAGATACGGAAAGCCGAGAAAGAGAGCAGTCAAGGGCGCCGAGACAATCGTTCTCCCATGCCTCGGCTCGCTGTCAGAGGCTCTTCCAGTCTACGCAATGCTACTGGACTGCCAGGTGACAATGGACCCCTGTCCAGAGGATTGCACTTTCTCAGAGGGAAAGAAATGCTACGAACTGGCTATGGGGAGATTCGAGAATGTTCGCCGAAGTTTCGTCGTGAGACCATATGACGTGTCTCGAGTAACTGGCAATAGGAGGGTCACGGGGCTCGAGAGGCGGGAGCTCCTTTTGTCCGCGGGTGAGAAGATCATGAAGACACTATTCAATCTGGAAGAACCGCGGAGGAATGGTCCGTCTCCAGATCTCTACAGACAATCGCTGCCTCAGAGAAGGAAGGAGCTTCTCATCTTGACCAAGGGGCTAGAACCGAATGTCAGGAATGTGAGTCTTGAGGACTATCCGATATTGGACCTTCAGATTGACAAAGCCTTGTGCAATCTTTGCGAGGTGTGCTCCGTGATGTGCCCGACGGGAGCCCTTCGCTATGCGGAGAAAGGAAACAGAGGTTCGATTGATTTCTCGCTTGGGAGATGCACCGGATGCCGGCTTTGCATCGAAGTGTGTCCGAATAGCTGTGTCTCCTCTTCCAATGCGAGACTCGGCGACATCAATTCCGGCGAGAGTGTCCTTGTCCAGAAGAAGATATACAAGTGCAAGAGCTGCAATTTCAAGTTCGTTCATGACGCCTCATGTTCAGGTGAGGAAGTCTGTTCGATGTGCGTGAAGAAGAGGAGCCTCGTGACAATGTAG